AATCAGCTTCCACTTGGGAGAAGAATTTGATGAAACTACTCCAGATGACAGGAACTGCAAAGTAAGTAATTCAACTTCTTCCCAGAAAGGGAATAACTAGGCGGTGAGGTTgttaaagagggaaatttaagcATTCaaactgtccaaaagtagaatgggctgccttggaagTGGAagtttctccatttttcagaagaggctgaatgaccacttgttggaTAGATCTATATCCATTTAACAATTATCCCCTTATGTATGTATATTAGTGGCTAtgaatatcatatatatacatgtgtgcatataaaaatattatatatatgacaaTCTTTTCAAGGTATTAGCAGGATGCTTGCAGAACTctcaactttgaaattctgtgtTTAAAAGCTTTCCACCTATTTCTTTTCATGAAGGATTTCAATTTGCTGGCGGGGAGCAATGAAAGGAATAATTCTTTAATGGGAAGACTTTCATCCCACTTCTGGTGCTTGGGGTATCAGATTAATTTCCTGGGTCCATGATCTATTTTGAGTTCTATCTCCAGTTcaaattttccctttccattgAGGAAACctattctttctcctcattttctgCATGAGCCATATTTCTCAAACAGTGCAAACTCTGAAGTGTATACTCAAAAGAAAGGATGCATTCCTCCTAACCTCTCTGAGAAGATTGTATgaacaataatataaaatttgtttcatttcaaGGCTTCATTTAGATGTAAATGGTACAGAGATGGATGATTTAGTATGAGATTTTAATATCTGATACATGAAGGCATTGAATTTTTTTGAGTTATGTGTTTTTAgatgtaacataatatataacagaACAATAATGCACGtcatttgttataaatatataataaacatgctTATACAAGAGAAACAATTCtcatattagccatgtccaaaaatccatgtctcattctttttccttcctttcccaagaaagcaggtaatatgatataagttctACACATAGTCTCATATATATCctatttgtcatattgtgaaaggagtcacatattgcttacagtagagaaaaattgaattttgaaataaaatatgcaCACTAATCAAATGATTAAGTATAGAGGTTGTGTGATCATGCTTTAATAATACAGTTAGTATACTTATTTATAATATAGCAATAGTGACAACAACCACAGATTTGGTTTTACCAAAACATCAGTCAGTTCAAGTTGTATTTACATAGACTTCCATTAAAGAGGAGTTGTAAACTGTTTGTTTCCTTTTAGGCTAATGTACTCTACTACACCAGATACCTTAACCATTTCTATTGCTGTCTTgttcttttgtgtttttgtttttcatagtcTGTTGTGAGCCTGGATGGTGACAAGCTAGTTCATGTTCAAAAATGGGATGGCAAAGAGACAAACTTTGTAAGAGAAATCAAGGATGGCAAAATGGTCATGGTGAGTAAGAATAAAGCATTTTGCGTGGAATTTCTTTGGTTTAAAATGGGCAATGTGAGTAGCAAAATCATATTTGtgtaaaaagaatttatttccatAACTGTTATGGGTAATTCGGGAGAAAGGGTAATATATGAAAAGTCAGTGTAGTTGTATATTGAATAGTGAACTTGCTATTGTTAGTAATTGTTACAATGTGCAAGTAAGAGATCTTTGGTAGAAAGAAATGTCTAAaccttaaatgaaataaaattctacATATGAAGTGTGAAAATATGAAAGAGATTGGTAATCATTTTGTAATTAGAATACTAAGCTAGTTgaattacataaaaattaaaatttacatattCAATGGAACGCTTaatgaaaagcaagaaaaacttATCACTCgcatgtatatttaaaatattggaCATAATTTAAATTGGTATTTGACTGATATTCAATTGATTCTGTTAATATTCTATTGacattcaatattttttattaataaacaagATAAAAGTATATGCTGGAAAAATGAAGAGACTTACTTTCAAATTTAATTCCCTCAACTAGTTGAACAGAAGTGgctttatatgtataaaaaaagatatactgTTTTGACCCACATACTTTGGACAGCTTATTTTATAATGCTGGACAACGACATTTTGGAGATATTTATACATTTGAATAAACTTATTCAttctttgtagttttttttacataatttaaaaaagagaatcaaaaaagaGTTAATTACATAAAAGTTTGTGTTGTTTTTATAATTGGCTCTGAACTATCATCATTTtgcaatgaattaaaaaaaactcattggATTGCTGGGTACTGAAAGAAAggggtaaaggaaaagaaaaaaatattgtgtaCTAGGAACTAGACTTTTCTTCCTTACCTAAGAATGCATGCACCTAGATAACATTGACCAAAGATAGATAACATATTTGAAATCTGCCTCCCAAACCCCCTCCTTTTGAGCCTAGATATACAGGATGCTATCTATGCAAAGTAAGAAACACTTTACAAACACTGGCAGGCAATGCAATATTATCAGGCCCATTTTACACAAGGCAATCAAAGTGATTTACTTTCTGAGCTCATTCTGGGACTTGCCCAATATGACTCAGATAGTAAAATGATGGCTCTTTTGAATCTGATTCCAGTATATATTTCCTCTCATGCCTGTTTTAAGTAAAGGTTTAACTGTAGTCAGCAATGAATTATAAACCAAATTTTGAGAAAACTAATCAAAGAAAAATTGACAGAAGACAATGATTCACTGAATTTGTGCTGATGATGTCTCATGTATTTGTACCGGCATGCAAAATCATTGATCCTAAAGAAACTGAGTTTGGCAAAATATATAAacaccattttcttcttcttactGATTCCATGTGCTAGAAAATACAGGTTAATAATTTGGACTATTTTAGCCATATTTGCTATCACACAAAAGATTGTACATTAACCTGATGATTTGTGTCCTGCTATTCCACAAACTACATTTTTGTCCAGATAATTTTTGAGTGGCTGTGTTTAAAATCTGCCAAAAATTCATTGATACCAAACTTAGGAAATTATGCTTTGTAAATTGCTATAAGAGAGTTCTAGTTTGGGATCTTTTTTCCTATGTGAAGAATGGCTCCTGAACTACCATTATTTTCCCAGCAGATAGCTTAAAAATCATTAGGTACATCAGGCCCAAAGTTTAGGCCACTTCAGGTTCCCTTAGTtagacaagcaatatgataaaAGGTAGAGCAACAGAATTGTCCTGAAGTGACCTGGTTTCAAGTAAGTCCTGGCTCAAATTCTTTTTAGTGATAACATTCAATATCAACTATTATTGTTTTGatcatttacatataaaattgttttctgatCTGGCCTGGTTCCCTTACCAAAGTTTATCTGTTCATTTTGTCCACAGAGacttataatatgtatatatgtgaaagAGTTAAAGCcatataaaatcttaaaaagaaatggaagactcAGTCTCCAACTGTACAGGCAAATTTTCAAGTATATGAATTTTAAGACTCTCCCTATAGTTTAagctacaatttaaaattttagaaaagtcatcattaatatgatttttcttgaattaaaacacttctttctttttaatattctagACTCTTACCTTTGGAGATGTGGTGGCTGTTCGTCACTATGAGAAGGCATAAACAGCATCATGATGGTCCCCTGTCTAGATGAACATTTCAGGacaagttttggggttttttctgTTACTCTGATAGAATGCCACTGTACTACTGATGTGAATGCCACTGATGTTGACCAGGAAGGTGATGagccttttaaaaatgttgcTCATATCATTTAGCCCACTTGTAAATTGAATACCTACAAAATTTTGCACGGTCTTGGAACCACattttttacaaaaggaaaataaataattttttatgatttGTGGGGAAAATTTAAGTCAAATAAAGATAAGAATGGTAGAACTATGTGCAGCTCTGTGAATTAATATAAGTACTTTGACTGGGAGGTAGGCATTAGGGAAGCTTATAACAAATTAGTCTTTTATGAAGGCTTATAGTTCTTAGAGTCTCTTTGAAcagaatgccaaaaaaaaaaaaaatacccaagtAAGTACACTGAAGCCTTGTTGTAACACTATCCTTAGAGTCAATGCCAAATTAtagatgagaataaaatgaggaaCTTTTGAAAATTAGACCCACTTATACAAGGGTCAAGATATACCTGCTATCTTGGATTCCATGAGATCCTGGGTTAAAACTAGTCTCAATAAGCAAAATAAGATTTTTCACGTTTTATTGTTTAAGAATATTGTACAAAATTATACTTGAATGGAGAGGAAACCTGTCAGTTgagatttaaatctaaaaaactttttttttgtgtcatggattgctttggcaatctggtaaaacctatggataccatctcaaaataatatttttaagtgcataaaataaaatacatagtattacaGGAGGAACCAATTCTactgaaataaaatatcaaaacatattttaaaaacccCAGAAGTTCACAGATCCTATGTTAAGAAACCAGTAAAATAGCCTCTTGAAAGAATTAACACTTTGTCTGGGTTAATTTCTAGAGCAAAAATACAGGATTTTCatttaatattctcttgatttcttAGGGAACTCTTTCtatgtgaaaagaaaaataagagtaaaacattcattttctggGAAAGATACATTTCCATTTCAATGAACATAGGTGCTCTAAATCCATTTgaattatacattaaaaaaatttgaaaacttttatttcaaaatatcgCAGATAATCTTTGTAGGTTGCTGAATTAGTGATGATGATGTCTAGGGAGATAAGTTTAAAATCCAGGAGGTTTAGAATTAACCAATGAATGAAAATAACTACACATACAATCAGTTGACTAGCTGATAAGATAGAGACTGGTCTGACTAAGAAATCCTTATAGCTCTCCAAATACTGTGTCAGCACTCTGTCATAAGGCCTGAAATGGATCAATGACATAATGTTTGCCACATCATGTCCTGACAGCTGTTATTTTAAACCCTGCCTGAAGGATAATCAATTCAGATCTGTCTTATGATGTGCTTAAGTATAATATTTGTTTCCCATCTTCTCCATTTCCAGACAAGCAAAGTTGGTACTTGGGTTTCTTGAAATGGAGTGTGATTTTATAATACTAGCAGTCATTTCCATGACAATGGATTTCCTTGTGTCATGGAATGAAGGAtgaaaactttcctttttcctgatgGGGGACTGCTAaatgagatggaaagaaaagctAAGCTAAACTAGAAAGGGTAGCATTGGTaggatttaaaagtaaaatagctTATAATGGCAATCTTCCCTCTCTCCAAGTACTTTTTCCCTCAAATCATACCATGGTTACATAGAAACAGAAGAGCACATTTATGTAGCCCTTAATTTACGAAGCACTATTTCATAGCATTCCTGtgtattattacccccattttagacATGAGAAAACTTGATTCTCAGAGAGGATGTTGCAAAGTCAACAAATTGGGCAAAGGTAGGGAAAGTCTTTACTGacctttctactgtaccataatAGCACCTTTGAGAGGTTAATTTTTTGCATGTTACTGATATAGGTATTTACTATAAAGACCAGCAGTGTCAAACTCCAAATATCAAAGGCAATTTAACCTATGAGTGATTTCTGAAATACCAAGGTCTAAAAGGTAAAGACTATGTTAAAAAATGTGTGTAACACAGAGCAGTTCATGTCCCATCACAGTTGAAAGCAGAAGACCCTCTCCTATCTGTTCTCACCAACAATATAGCCACTGACCCTCCGGCCCTTATTGGGAGAAATATAGATCTGCAaacaatttataaatatgtataccaGGTTAGTATGAAAGAAATAGGTAGGAAAGAAGTCACAGAATATTCTATACTATTTTAATTATGCCTTTTATGGATGAGTATTCATTTTACACATACCATGTTTCACAGATTTTAGGCAGTATTATGTTGGTTTAGCTATTTCACACAGTAACAAACTGATAAATTTCACAaggaataatatttctaacttcTTTGTAGGCGACATTAGTGATGGTTCAAAAGACATCTTTCCCAACTCACTTTTTCTCCTCCATTTGTTTAATGTTTGTATTAGAATCCCAGTTGTCAATCTATATTCTCTATTTTGTTCTGAAAGTTgtcaattatttcttttctttctcctaagggGCTTCATTGCTCAGCTAGTTCCCTCCCATACTTTTAACTTCAAAGCTTCCTTTGTGAGTCGAGTTTCCAAGTACCATTTTACTctagagtaaaaaaagaaattggttttAGCATGTCCCTGGATGGACTTGAATATAGAACTCAGTAGCTTTGGTTTTCCAATTTAAAGCCCTGTTCACTGGTCACAACACCTATTAGATTATAGGATGGTAAAAAAGGCGTTTCCCTTGAGGAGAAATAAAGGCACTTACACGAAGAATTTTCTGTGGataagaaaagaggaaggcattttctttcctaaaatatttccacattctGATAATTAAATGTGGGGGCTGATAACCTTTAGGACTTTTCATCTTCATCAAGAAACAATCATTAAATACTCAATACTAAACAATGGGAGATTTACACCTCTTGCTAACTTGTCCCAAAGGGTTTTTAGAAGAAAACAAAGCCTACTAAGTCCACTTATGAATTTCCTTACGAGTCTCAAATATAGAGTAGCAAAGATCCAAGACACTTTCCATTCCAACCTCATATTTTAGCCAATTTTCAAAGGCCAACAGATGTTCTAGGGATTTGCAAGTTTTTTTAAGGAAGTTGAAATAATTCATAGAAAAGAGCCGTTTGATTGGATAGATCTTGATATATAGGTTTTTGCGCCACATAGTGAAATCAAATGCTAGTATGCCCAGACGACAATAACAAGTATGAAGAGATTCACACGGCCCGAACTCCTAGAAGTGGTGGGGCTGAGATATTAGCAAATGGAGAACTAGTACTCAGAGcagagaacttgggtttgaactcagaaggCGTCAGACAGTAGCTCCTGGCTCTAAGCTGCTTAGCTGGGAGCATCGCTGGCTCTGGCCACCTGTGACTGGCTAGCGCAGAGCCTCCAGCAAACGccctcctttccccaccccacccccaagggCCTGACCTAGGGCTCGAGCTTAAACGCTCATACTTTGCGGCTTCCTGGGCAGGCTCCAAAGTGCCTGGCCTGGGCTATGGACCTAAAGGGTACGTTCTCCTGGGCATGCTGCCTGCTGAGTAGTTTGTACGTCTCCTCTGCCTTTGCTCTCCCAGTCGGAGACTCTGCCCCTGTGGCCGGAATTCAAGATCCTGCAGTGGGTAAGTGCTCTGCCATCCCTCCCTAATGGCTGGCTATGGAAAACTGCAGGGAATGGGAGTTCCGGTGCTGCAGTGttctgataatttttt
The window above is part of the Gracilinanus agilis isolate LMUSP501 chromosome 4, AgileGrace, whole genome shotgun sequence genome. Proteins encoded here:
- the FABP7 gene encoding fatty acid-binding protein, brain, yielding MVEAFCATWKLTDSHNFDEYMKALGVGFATRQVGNVTKPTVIISQEGDKVVIRTQSTFKNTEISFHLGEEFDETTPDDRNCKSVVSLDGDKLVHVQKWDGKETNFVREIKDGKMVMTLTFGDVVAVRHYEKA